The following proteins are co-located in the uncultured Draconibacterium sp. genome:
- a CDS encoding FKBP-type peptidyl-prolyl cis-trans isomerase, translating into MKNSIIYLLVLGLFVAATSCQQGGPSNVKMETSVDSVSYAIGVLVGANNKKQLETAPGGDEMSMEIMAAAFRSASIGEELKISEEDANAVIQQFFKDAGDREAQENLEAGNKFLEENKAREGVSTTESGLQYEVLTEGTGEKPAATDKVRVHYHGTLIDGTVFDSSVDRGEPAVFGVSQVIPGWTEALQLMPVGSKWKVYLPSNIAYSERGAGGDIGPNSTLIFEVELLEIVKE; encoded by the coding sequence ATGAAAAATAGCATTATTTATCTGTTAGTTCTGGGGTTATTTGTTGCTGCTACTTCGTGTCAGCAAGGTGGACCATCAAACGTAAAAATGGAAACCAGCGTTGATTCAGTTAGCTACGCTATTGGCGTTTTGGTTGGAGCAAACAATAAAAAACAATTGGAAACTGCGCCTGGTGGCGACGAAATGAGCATGGAAATTATGGCAGCTGCATTCCGTTCGGCTTCAATTGGCGAAGAATTAAAAATTTCGGAAGAAGATGCAAATGCTGTTATTCAGCAATTTTTCAAAGACGCCGGAGATCGTGAAGCTCAAGAAAACCTGGAAGCCGGTAATAAATTTTTGGAAGAAAACAAAGCTCGCGAAGGAGTATCTACTACTGAAAGCGGCCTGCAATACGAAGTTCTTACTGAAGGAACTGGTGAAAAACCAGCTGCAACTGATAAAGTACGCGTTCATTACCACGGAACATTAATAGACGGAACTGTATTTGACAGCTCTGTAGATCGTGGCGAACCTGCAGTATTTGGTGTAAGCCAGGTAATTCCGGGATGGACTGAAGCTTTACAATTAATGCCTGTTGGATCGAAATGGAAAGTTTATCTTCCTTCGAACATTGCTTACAGCGAACGCGGTGCAGGTGGCGATATTGGTCCTAACTCAACTCTGATTTTCGAAGTTGAACTTTTGGAAATTGTAAAAGAATAA
- a CDS encoding DUF3127 domain-containing protein, translated as MALSVKGKIEQILKPESGTSKAGKEWSKQEFVIETDDQYPKKVCFTLFGDKVSLVNGLSAGQEVEVSFNMESREYNGRWFHNINAWKIEKATDDNMPLPPPEFGMDDIPPEPADSEAGDLPF; from the coding sequence ATGGCATTAAGCGTTAAAGGAAAAATTGAGCAAATACTAAAGCCTGAGTCTGGAACAAGCAAGGCAGGCAAAGAATGGAGCAAACAAGAATTTGTAATTGAAACAGACGATCAATATCCAAAGAAAGTATGTTTTACTTTGTTTGGCGATAAAGTAAGTTTGGTAAACGGCTTATCGGCCGGCCAAGAAGTAGAAGTTTCTTTTAACATGGAATCGCGCGAGTATAACGGACGTTGGTTTCATAACATTAATGCATGGAAAATTGAAAAAGCGACTGACGACAATATGCCACTTCCTCCGCCTGAATTTGGCATGGATGATATTCCTCCGGAACCGGCCGACAGTGAAGCAGGCGATTTGCCTTTCTAA
- the yaaA gene encoding peroxide stress protein YaaA has product MLIVISPAKSLDYKTPSVTSEYSIPEMLDESEKLLHRLRKMSPKKISDLMSISPALGELNFERYQTWHQPFTPENAKQAVLAFSGAVYLGLDAPSLSEDKLHLLQTKLRILSGFYGVLKPLDLMQPYRLEMGTKLKYQRSEDLYAFWKSKITPKIKDALVESGSNVLVNLASNEYYKSIDSKKLGAEIVTPEFKDLKNGKYKMITFFAKKARGLMTRFIVENEIDKIEDLQAFDVDGYVFNPRLSKPGKPVFTRG; this is encoded by the coding sequence ATGTTAATAGTTATATCACCCGCAAAATCACTTGATTACAAAACGCCGTCAGTCACTTCGGAATACTCCATTCCTGAGATGTTAGATGAATCGGAAAAATTGCTGCATCGTTTGCGTAAAATGAGTCCTAAAAAGATATCGGATTTAATGAGTATTTCACCTGCTTTAGGCGAACTAAATTTCGAACGTTACCAAACCTGGCATCAACCGTTTACTCCGGAAAATGCAAAACAGGCAGTTTTGGCATTTAGCGGTGCCGTGTATCTTGGATTAGATGCACCGTCGCTGTCGGAAGACAAACTGCATCTTTTGCAAACCAAACTCCGAATTTTGTCGGGTTTTTATGGGGTGTTAAAACCATTGGATTTAATGCAGCCCTATCGTTTGGAAATGGGAACTAAATTAAAGTACCAGCGTTCGGAAGATTTGTATGCTTTTTGGAAAAGTAAAATTACGCCAAAAATAAAGGATGCCCTTGTAGAATCGGGTAGTAACGTTTTGGTTAATCTGGCTTCAAACGAATACTATAAAAGTATCGACAGTAAAAAACTTGGAGCAGAAATCGTCACTCCTGAGTTTAAGGATTTAAAAAACGGTAAGTACAAAATGATCACGTTTTTTGCCAAAAAAGCCCGGGGTTTAATGACCCGGTTTATTGTAGAAAATGAAATTGACAAAATAGAAGATTTGCAAGCTTTTGATGTAGATGGTTATGTTTTTAATCCACGATTATCGAAACCCGGGAAACCCGTATTTACCAGGGGATAA
- a CDS encoding AraC family transcriptional regulator — protein sequence MDTQEITTLKVKEGSTSNYFEALLNCFGGEVLGNSYSINQGRLKIRMTAYPIIPGFEIATTFAQHKNAVFIERESDNNPDQIYINVIKEGTFTRDYNNQETLAEAGSTKGVFIYNGLFTMNIKHPPNTTLETVNYTLTKEALLKFLPEAEGIYDSLFGNQDPVAYHTKLPLELDALVEDIFHFKKRDFGKTPLVVARSLELFTLLMKNVKKLVDKDELNGLHVDDYRRLLKIKDQLLSSFEQRIVVEDLASEFGISVSKLKRDFKALFDTSVYQFYTHAKMDEAYRRLQTGNFSVMEVGYDLGYQNLSKFSQMFKKVKGINPKDVLPV from the coding sequence ATGGATACACAAGAAATTACAACATTAAAGGTAAAAGAAGGCTCAACCAGCAATTATTTTGAGGCACTTTTGAACTGTTTTGGTGGCGAGGTTTTGGGAAATAGTTATTCCATAAACCAGGGCAGGCTAAAAATTAGAATGACCGCTTATCCAATTATACCCGGTTTTGAAATTGCTACAACCTTTGCTCAACATAAGAACGCAGTATTTATCGAAAGAGAATCGGATAATAATCCAGATCAAATATACATTAACGTAATTAAAGAGGGCACATTTACACGTGATTACAACAACCAGGAAACCCTGGCGGAAGCCGGATCGACCAAAGGTGTTTTTATATACAACGGTTTATTTACTATGAACATTAAACACCCGCCAAACACCACGCTCGAAACCGTAAATTACACCCTCACCAAAGAAGCCTTGTTAAAGTTCCTTCCTGAGGCCGAAGGAATTTACGATTCGTTGTTTGGCAACCAGGATCCTGTTGCTTACCACACCAAATTACCTTTGGAACTGGATGCTTTGGTTGAGGATATTTTTCATTTTAAAAAACGCGATTTTGGGAAAACACCACTGGTTGTGGCCCGGAGCCTGGAGTTGTTTACATTATTAATGAAAAATGTAAAAAAGCTGGTTGACAAAGACGAATTGAATGGATTACACGTTGATGATTACCGACGTTTATTAAAGATAAAAGACCAGTTATTATCCAGTTTCGAGCAACGAATTGTGGTTGAGGATTTGGCCAGCGAATTTGGAATTAGCGTATCGAAACTCAAACGCGACTTTAAAGCCCTTTTCGATACATCGGTGTATCAGTTTTATACCCATGCTAAAATGGACGAGGCCTACCGACGTTTACAAACGGGGAATTTTTCGGTAATGGAAGTTGGGTATGATTTAGGCTACCAAAACTTATCGAAGTTTTCGCAAATGTTTAAAAAAGTAAAGGGAATTAATCCGAAGGATGTTTTGCCGGTGTAA
- a CDS encoding ATP-binding protein yields the protein MLSENDSKRIQSIIDVVMKVARGDNSVQAPMSDKYDQIDALAMGVNMMIDDLAVKEETDKENEHIKKLNAELEIAKQKAEESDRLKMAFLANMSHEIRTPMNGILGFADILKNNILSGEQQKEYIEIIEKSGNRLLDIINDIVDISRIEANIISPNITRVNINEQLDHLYLFFKQEAEEKQLSFLLNKGLAEEFASTYTDSGKLYAILTNLVKNAIKYTKAGIIEFGYTLTNGFGSPELKFYVSDTGIGIPSQEVNSVFDRFTRSKEVEKNALEGTGLGLAISKAYVELLHGKIWVESTKGSGSVFYFTLPYLNAEQVASSATVRPKTDEVKEKVDTFKVMVVEDDPTSEQLLKLLLQKLTTNLIFARNGKEAIELFKNNPDTSLILMDISLPVMTGDKAIKEIRKINTEVPIIAQTAFGLEGDRQKFIDVGATDYLKKPIIKDELTKMVKKYTRSVSVQG from the coding sequence ATGTTAAGCGAAAATGATAGCAAACGAATTCAGTCGATAATTGATGTGGTTATGAAAGTAGCCCGTGGCGACAATTCGGTGCAGGCTCCAATGTCGGATAAATACGACCAAATTGATGCTTTGGCAATGGGCGTTAATATGATGATTGATGATTTAGCTGTAAAAGAAGAAACAGATAAAGAAAATGAACACATTAAAAAGTTGAATGCAGAGCTGGAAATCGCCAAACAAAAAGCAGAAGAAAGTGATCGTTTAAAAATGGCATTTCTGGCCAATATGAGCCACGAAATTCGAACTCCAATGAATGGGATTCTTGGATTCGCTGATATTCTGAAAAATAATATTTTATCCGGAGAACAACAGAAGGAATACATTGAAATTATTGAGAAGAGTGGAAATCGGTTGTTGGATATAATTAACGATATAGTTGATATTTCGCGAATAGAAGCCAATATTATTTCGCCAAATATTACCCGGGTAAATATAAATGAACAACTGGATCACTTATACCTTTTCTTTAAACAGGAAGCCGAAGAGAAGCAACTCAGCTTTTTATTAAATAAAGGACTCGCTGAAGAGTTTGCATCTACTTATACCGACTCGGGTAAATTGTATGCCATACTCACAAACCTGGTTAAAAATGCAATTAAATACACAAAAGCAGGTATCATCGAGTTTGGATATACCTTAACAAATGGATTTGGTTCACCTGAACTGAAGTTTTATGTGAGCGATACCGGTATTGGTATTCCGAGCCAGGAAGTTAATTCGGTTTTCGATCGTTTTACACGGAGCAAAGAAGTTGAAAAAAATGCACTGGAAGGTACCGGGCTTGGATTGGCGATAAGTAAAGCTTACGTTGAATTATTACACGGAAAAATTTGGGTTGAAAGTACAAAAGGCAGTGGATCAGTGTTTTATTTTACCCTTCCTTATTTAAATGCCGAACAGGTAGCATCTTCCGCAACTGTAAGGCCAAAAACTGATGAAGTGAAAGAAAAGGTAGATACTTTTAAAGTAATGGTTGTTGAAGATGATCCAACATCGGAGCAACTTTTAAAATTATTGCTGCAAAAACTTACCACCAACTTAATTTTTGCACGAAACGGCAAAGAGGCCATCGAGCTGTTTAAAAACAATCCGGATACGAGTTTGATTTTAATGGATATTTCGCTTCCGGTTATGACCGGAGACAAAGCAATAAAAGAAATCAGGAAAATAAATACCGAAGTGCCAATTATTGCTCAAACCGCTTTTGGCCTGGAAGGCGACCGACAAAAGTTTATTGATGTTGGAGCTACCGACTATCTTAAAAAGCCTATTATTAAAGATGAACTGACCAAAATGGTAAAAAAATACACACGTTCTGTATCGGTTCAGGGGTAA
- a CDS encoding PAS domain S-box protein: MTTDKQELQNRLTELEHENFRLNQQMEFYKQFMHNSNYWETYRDKTGKLVYISPNLEEKLGNRKDAYINGLIQITDFIHEDDIDKILSNYKKVMQGSDVAPHKCRLNSKLSLEYVLIDYKRVLDDNGEFNGIRTCISDITELEKKERNIHNTDELLRNITDNIPALVGQIDTDLKYTYVNKRYADYSGIEVDKIIGSDVVDIISKDTFEISHRHMLRALSGEFVSFETRYKNSAGEVSIFKSNFVPDIKNNQVIGFMVLAWDITKEQQAEIALKESEDRFRGLFKQSHAAMAMVGLDMRFIECNEAFCTLIGYNESELIEKTVADITHPEDRKIGMTEIKSIARGEIQYALVQKRYLNKNKTVIRGELTISIVRNEDGKPWYYIVLIQDVTKRYMAEKALKETDIQLKELNDTKDKLFSIIAHDLRSPFSNIVSLSDLLNDNEIELDSTQSNKFIELINSAAKSSLTLLDNLLNWSKSQTGKLENKPEKIVMSRLLNKVKENLKAQAVVKDISLNILQSEEAVICADENMVRLIFRNLISNAIKFTNPGGRIDLIAIKKLNAVEISVRDNGVGIPEDKLNQLFTINSETQSVGTANEKGSGLGLILCKEFVEKLGGKIWVESQPGLGSQFIFTLPVP; this comes from the coding sequence ATGACAACAGATAAACAGGAGTTGCAGAATCGGTTAACCGAGCTCGAACACGAAAATTTTCGCTTAAATCAGCAAATGGAGTTTTACAAGCAATTTATGCATAACTCCAACTACTGGGAAACATATCGCGATAAAACCGGAAAACTCGTTTACATCTCCCCGAACCTGGAAGAAAAACTTGGAAATCGAAAAGATGCTTACATAAACGGACTCATTCAAATCACCGACTTTATCCACGAGGATGATATTGACAAGATCCTGTCCAACTACAAAAAAGTGATGCAGGGCAGTGATGTTGCTCCTCATAAATGCCGTTTAAATAGCAAATTATCACTTGAATATGTACTAATTGATTACAAAAGAGTATTGGATGATAATGGTGAGTTTAACGGAATCAGAACATGTATTTCCGACATTACTGAGCTGGAGAAAAAGGAAAGAAATATACATAATACTGATGAGCTTCTTCGGAATATAACGGATAATATACCGGCGTTAGTTGGGCAGATTGATACTGATTTGAAATATACCTATGTAAATAAAAGGTATGCCGATTATTCCGGAATAGAGGTAGACAAAATTATTGGTAGTGATGTAGTTGATATCATCTCAAAAGATACTTTTGAAATATCGCATCGACATATGTTAAGAGCCCTGTCGGGTGAATTTGTAAGCTTTGAAACGAGGTATAAAAATTCAGCAGGCGAAGTATCTATTTTTAAATCAAACTTTGTTCCTGATATCAAAAATAATCAAGTTATAGGCTTCATGGTACTTGCCTGGGATATAACCAAAGAACAACAAGCAGAAATTGCCTTAAAAGAAAGTGAAGACCGATTTAGGGGATTATTTAAGCAGTCGCACGCAGCAATGGCAATGGTAGGTTTAGATATGCGTTTTATCGAATGTAACGAAGCATTCTGCACATTAATAGGATATAACGAAAGTGAGTTAATTGAGAAAACAGTTGCTGATATTACCCACCCCGAAGATAGAAAAATTGGCATGACTGAAATTAAAAGTATTGCCAGGGGAGAAATTCAATATGCATTGGTACAGAAACGCTATTTGAATAAAAATAAAACTGTTATACGTGGAGAACTGACTATAAGTATTGTGCGAAATGAGGATGGTAAACCATGGTATTACATTGTTTTGATTCAGGATGTCACTAAACGTTATATGGCTGAAAAAGCTTTAAAAGAGACTGATATTCAATTAAAAGAATTAAATGATACAAAAGACAAGTTGTTTTCAATTATCGCCCATGACCTGAGAAGCCCTTTTTCAAATATCGTCTCGCTATCTGACCTGTTAAATGATAACGAAATAGAGCTTGATAGTACTCAATCCAATAAATTTATAGAATTAATAAATTCGGCTGCCAAAAGCTCTCTTACATTGCTCGATAACTTATTAAACTGGTCGAAATCACAAACGGGCAAACTCGAAAATAAACCTGAGAAAATTGTTATGTCAAGGCTTTTAAATAAAGTAAAAGAAAACTTAAAGGCACAAGCTGTTGTTAAGGACATTTCATTGAATATTCTTCAATCGGAAGAAGCAGTAATTTGTGCTGATGAAAACATGGTTAGGCTAATATTTCGAAACCTAATTTCAAATGCAATTAAATTTACCAACCCGGGAGGTAGAATTGATTTGATTGCAATTAAAAAACTAAACGCAGTTGAAATTTCAGTACGCGATAATGGTGTTGGTATACCAGAAGATAAACTCAATCAACTTTTTACAATAAATTCAGAAACTCAATCTGTTGGTACGGCAAATGAAAAGGGCTCAGGATTAGGATTAATACTTTGTAAAGAATTTGTTGAAAAACTTGGAGGAAAGATTTGGGTTGAAAGTCAACCTGGGTTAGGCAGCCAATTTATATTTACTCTGCCTGTACCATAA
- a CDS encoding alpha-galactosidase has protein sequence MKKVPFIIVLLFLSAGLFAQEMIIPIETNDNLMLLQTSREGLLNTVYFGKPLEGTEEYSNVAASYNFRDANGGIYNATYTTSGTWNLVEPALEVIQSDGNTSLELKYVSHKQEATSDNAVLTSILLEDAQYNFQVVLYYKAWTKENVIEQWTEIKHTQKEAVVMKKFASANLYFTNKEYYLTSFGNEWAKEMQRNEEKLTRGIKSIDTKLGTRAYLLQSPNFVLACDGKAAENTGTVVIGQLAWSSNFQYDFEVVANGNLRFLAGINPFASEYTLQPGETFKTPSLIYVVSHEGTGEASRNLHSWARDYRVLDGNGERLTLLNNWEATYFDFDENKLTALFKDAKELGVDLFLLDDGWFANKYPRNGDNAGLGDWQENKKKLPNGIGYLVEEATKEGVKFGIWIEPEMVNPKSELYENHPEWVIRQPERPEKYFRNQLVLDLANPEVQDFVFGIVDKLLDNNPELAFIKWDCNSVIYNAHSAYLETQKVPQTHIYIEYTKGLYSVMQRVRAKFPKIPIMMCSGGGGRGDYELFKYFTEFWPSDDTDPLERIYMQWNYSYFFPAIVTDCHVTDWGKQPLKYRVDVASMGKLGFDIVAGELNEKDKQFAQDAVKNYNSFKDLVWHGDMYRLVNPYENDIAALMYVNNDKSRAIVFNYLVNNRYMSTATTRPVVFAGLDANKKYRLKELNVYPGRRSWIDTEKVYSGDFLMKVGMNPNVSLRNTSVLIEATEVK, from the coding sequence ATGAAAAAAGTACCTTTTATTATTGTTCTGCTTTTCTTGTCGGCAGGTTTATTTGCCCAGGAAATGATTATCCCAATCGAGACCAACGACAACCTGATGTTGTTGCAAACATCGCGTGAGGGGCTTTTAAATACCGTTTACTTTGGAAAACCCTTGGAAGGTACTGAGGAATACAGCAATGTTGCAGCATCCTACAATTTTAGAGATGCGAACGGTGGAATTTACAATGCCACATACACCACTTCCGGAACCTGGAATTTGGTAGAACCTGCACTTGAGGTGATACAATCGGATGGAAATACATCGCTGGAGCTAAAATATGTGAGCCATAAACAAGAAGCAACCTCCGACAATGCCGTTTTAACTTCCATTTTACTGGAAGATGCACAATACAATTTTCAGGTGGTTTTGTATTACAAAGCATGGACAAAGGAGAATGTAATTGAGCAGTGGACAGAGATTAAACACACGCAGAAAGAGGCCGTGGTTATGAAGAAGTTTGCATCTGCAAATTTGTATTTCACCAATAAAGAATACTATCTTACTTCTTTCGGAAACGAGTGGGCAAAAGAGATGCAACGTAACGAAGAGAAACTTACCCGCGGCATAAAATCAATTGACACAAAACTGGGAACCAGGGCCTATTTGTTGCAATCGCCTAATTTTGTTTTGGCCTGCGATGGCAAGGCTGCTGAAAATACCGGAACAGTTGTAATTGGCCAACTGGCGTGGAGCTCTAATTTTCAATACGATTTTGAGGTGGTTGCAAATGGCAACCTGCGTTTTTTGGCCGGCATAAACCCGTTTGCGTCGGAGTATACTCTGCAACCCGGAGAAACATTTAAAACTCCTTCGCTAATATATGTTGTTTCGCACGAGGGAACCGGCGAGGCCAGCCGCAATTTGCATTCGTGGGCACGCGATTACAGGGTTCTTGATGGAAACGGTGAACGCCTGACTTTGCTAAATAACTGGGAAGCTACTTATTTCGATTTTGATGAAAATAAACTAACCGCACTTTTTAAAGATGCAAAAGAACTTGGAGTTGACTTGTTTTTACTCGATGACGGTTGGTTTGCAAATAAATACCCCAGAAATGGCGATAACGCAGGTTTGGGCGACTGGCAGGAGAATAAAAAGAAGTTGCCAAACGGAATTGGTTATTTGGTTGAAGAAGCAACAAAAGAAGGTGTGAAGTTTGGCATCTGGATTGAACCTGAAATGGTAAATCCGAAAAGTGAGCTATACGAAAATCATCCGGAGTGGGTGATTCGTCAACCTGAACGCCCCGAGAAATATTTCCGTAACCAGTTGGTACTGGACCTGGCAAATCCGGAAGTGCAGGATTTTGTATTTGGTATTGTAGATAAGCTGCTGGACAATAATCCGGAGTTGGCCTTTATAAAATGGGATTGTAATTCTGTAATCTACAATGCGCACTCTGCGTATCTGGAAACACAAAAAGTACCGCAAACTCATATTTACATCGAATACACCAAAGGATTGTATTCCGTAATGCAGCGTGTTCGTGCAAAATTTCCCAAAATTCCGATAATGATGTGCTCGGGCGGTGGTGGTCGTGGTGACTATGAGCTGTTTAAATACTTTACCGAGTTTTGGCCCAGCGACGATACCGATCCGCTCGAACGAATTTATATGCAGTGGAATTACTCGTATTTCTTTCCGGCCATTGTAACCGATTGCCATGTAACCGACTGGGGAAAACAGCCTCTAAAATATCGTGTTGATGTTGCTAGTATGGGAAAACTGGGATTTGATATTGTGGCCGGTGAACTGAACGAAAAGGACAAACAGTTTGCTCAGGACGCGGTAAAAAATTACAATTCGTTTAAAGATCTTGTTTGGCACGGAGACATGTATCGTTTGGTAAATCCTTACGAAAACGACATTGCAGCTTTAATGTATGTAAACAACGATAAAAGCCGCGCCATTGTGTTTAACTATTTGGTAAATAATCGGTATATGTCAACAGCAACTACGCGCCCTGTAGTATTTGCCGGATTGGATGCAAACAAAAAGTACCGCTTAAAAGAATTGAATGTTTATCCCGGCAGACGTTCGTGGATTGACACAGAAAAAGTGTATTCAGGTGATTTCCTTATGAAAGTGGGGATGAATCCAAACGTTAGTTTAAGAAACACTAGTGTGCTTATTGAAGCAACTGAAGTAAAATAA